A single Anabas testudineus chromosome 10, fAnaTes1.2, whole genome shotgun sequence DNA region contains:
- the ttc9c gene encoding tetratricopeptide repeat protein 9C: MEAAGGEENPDALGAAAAADPGFSGHRQTTAKPVWALLEEAAQMKTEGNAFYREKNIRSAIGRYHRALLILRGLDSDVMSPVKGFGPQAPALTPEQQSLLRSTQVDCYNNLAACLLQRQNVDYARVQEYSLRVLQWQPGNVKALYRAGLATLEMGDAQTAKQYLTQACREQPNDANVRKHLQRAEEKLNRELQKEKAMYRGMFSSGVKSSSTEGVNQTNRAGEGCSLTAQPAK; this comes from the exons AtggaggctgcaggaggagaagagaatcCAGATGCACTGGgggcagcggcagcagcagatCCGGGCTTTTCTGGACACCGACAGACTACTGCAAAGCCAGTTTGGGCTTTACTAGAGGAAGCAGCTCAGatgaaaacagaaggaaatgCTTTCTACAGGGAGAAGAACATCCGCTCAGCCATTGGCCGTTATCATCGTGCTTTGCTGATCCTCCGTGGCCTTGACTCTGATGTGATGTCGCCTGTGAAAGGCTTTGGACCTCAGGCACCTGCTCTCACTCCTGAACAGCAGTCTTTACTGAGAAGCACACAAGTGGACTGCTACAACAACTTAGCTG CTTGTTTGCTACAGAGGCAGAATGTTGACTATGCTCGTGTGCAGGAGTACAGCCTGCGTGTGCTGCAGTGGCAACCTGGCAATGTCAAAGCACTGTACAGAGCTGGTCTTGCCACTCTGGAGATGGGAGATGCACAGACTGCCAAACAGTACCTTACACAGGCCTGCAGAGAACAGCCTAATG ATGCTAATGTGAGGAAGCACTTGCAAAGGGCTGAGGAAAAACTGAATCGGGAGTTGCAAAAAGAGAAGGCCATGTATCGAGGCATGTTTTCCTCTGGCGTGAAGAGCAGCTCTACAGAAGGAGTcaaccaaacaaacagagctgGTGAGGGGTGTAGCCTGACAGCTCAACCTGCCAAATAA
- the si:ch211-168f7.5 gene encoding uncharacterized protein si:ch211-168f7.5, with protein MAARRSCVNSLWSGSERVRIGERLKATLAGVLELELLRRKHLDMVDAALEDRATAATDAEEPRAEQESAASEPEHGSATCCRQQAPSPSDIMVLPCQGSPDDCGSTSGDTTVHSLSGRGSNSRWSTLSWDAPSDLLSPPTPDPSGTVHLDSDSRPSSGFYSVSGSSLSDSCYSVSSEAAHGGPAPTARPQKLWEQVPLSADNTDGLWSEGAVQQQQQQQQQSVQQNSQGDLGPTEGTPASASCDLEGTGLSFLSDLCSGQGDSLIVSLLPILDSISSSSTSSLHSKPQLDPHYCTDLVSRRTKEVYTYPSPLHAVALQSPLFTSQSQEQSVSLSPEGPQHDEQLESNSDPALSLQPQQPPTPASFTQLEQYISRLAHQYHSRVTSSTSDLTSFGTPGPVMHRGLSTPGKSHGSTQSLSAFESRSTPTTLPGGSITPCKSLLGNSARVSLSTTGKKATRNSINLGNLPSATGEDLNINLHLNLNLNLAPGLNSNRSLADNPKNGSCGALRSDFAATPSASASSLSSAAPTPALRTRPRISTCPSSLSHRSSLEVTSGPGPSPGFGSSAFCRSLDWSSGAPPEAGPSVFSTNAGSAPGSQRSSLIQEPSCSPKLSEDSAMVGEISRLSGLSRAVVVGLMEQGVELDIDCFQTDTAGEIRGHSKTHLTPQTDLSHDYSRLTDLNPQRPIQLSLSVTHSPQSQSSLTPPLSHSSSPIHPYQSIHIPSPHYASHCHYQQIPSPSDLPSSTASSPASRPTPRRRSPPRPLQPSPLGATPLSVFRRDAPFQCSLPRTRTSPLEHGGIQPRGGSLRQSAGGSGGSSGWKRVEGEGLYRGKHASHKLIRAATVSNYAKREDCSSVWVEEKQRERTATQTPKKTSNKLWKGFEGRLWGKDSESEREEMDRAEYGYGWRRNSVGSWRKEHRRVKTSSSSHDKRPKVDNSPIFSKKRGKEDGERRSSSLRLSRRALFRSESQGLLVPHNHSEEPSRRAHWVSSLDVGQGGMGIRKDEGVRLLRAKEDQRLSSTASLFNLSRSQSLEGSCHSISPLSSPSFSPSPPPRMPLQRSRSLRDLGKKVFGSMRSLSLKRKPSKK; from the exons ATGGCCGCTCGCCGCAGCTGCGTGAACTCGCTCTGGTCCGGCTCCGAGCGCGTCCGCATCGGAGAACGCCTCAAAGCGACGCTGGCCGGGGTGCTGGAGCTCGAACTGCTCCGGCGCAAACACCTGGACATGGTGGACGCCGCTCTGGAGGACCGAGCCACGGCCGCCACCGATGCTGAAGAGCCGCGGGCAGAGCAGGAGAGCGCCGCCTCGGAACCCGAGCACGGCTCTGCGACATGCTGCAGGCAACAG gcTCCGTCTCCATCAGATATAATGGTTTTGCCGTGTCAGGGCAGCCCAGACGACTGTGGCAGTACTTCGGGGGACACGACTGTCCACTCCTTGTCTGGCAGGGGCAGTAACTCACGCTGGTCTACTCTGTCCTGGGACGCCCCCTCTGACTTACTCTCTCCCCCGACACCAGACCCCAGTGGCACAGTTCACCTGGACAGTGACTCCAGACCTAGTTCAG GTTTCTACTCAGTCAGTGGGAGCTCTCTGTCGGACTCCTGCTACTCTGTGTCCAGTGAGGCCGCTCATGGAGGCCCGGCACCAACAGCCAGGCCCCAGAAGCTGTGGGAGCAGGTTCCTCTGTCTGCTGACAACACAGATGGTCTGTGGTCAGAGggtgcagtgcagcagcagcagcagcagcagcagcagtctgtacAACAGAACAGCCAGGGAGACCTCGGTCCAACAGAAGGGACACCAGCTTCAG CCTCGTGTGACCTTGAAGGAACTGGTCTCAGCTTTCTGTCTGACCTCTGCTCAGGACAGGGTGACTCCCTGATTGTTTCACTTCTCCCGATTCTCGactccatctcctcttcctcaacttcctctctccattcaaagCCGCAGCTGGACCCTCACTACTGCACAGACCTGGTTTCCCGTCGGACCAAAGAGGTTTACACCTACCCCAGCCCTCTGCATGCCGTTGCCTTGCAGAGCCCCCTCTTCACCTCCCAGAGCCAGGAGCAATCAGTCTCTCTAAGTCCTGAAGGACCCCAACATGATGAACAACTGGAGTCCAACAGCGACccagctctgtctctccagcCCCAGCAGCCCCCCACACCGGCCTCCTTCACCCAGCTGGAGCAGTACATCTCTCGGCTGGCTCATCAGTACCACAGCCGGGTTACCTCTTCCACCTCTGATCTCACTTCATTTGGCACCCCTGGTCCAGTCATGCACAGAGGCCTTTCTACACCTGGTAAAAGTCATGGTTCCACTCAGTCCCTTTCAGCCTTTGAGAGCCGCAGTACACCCACCACCCTGCCAGGGGGCAGCATCACTCCCTGTAAGTCACTGCTGGGGAACTCTGCTAGAGTCAGCCTCAGCACTACTGGGAAAAAAGCCACCAGGAACTCAATCAACCTGGGTAACCTTCCTTCAGCAACCGGAGAGGACTTGAACATAAACCTGCATCTCAACCTCAACTTGAACCTGGCTCCAGGTTTAAATTCAAATCGCAGTCTGGCAGATAATCCCAAAAATGGCAGTTGTGGAGCGCTGAGAAGTGACTTTGCTGCAACTCCCAGTGCCTCTGCTTCATCACTTTCCTCTGCTGCACCCACCCCAGCACTTAGAACTCGTCCTCGCATTTCAACTTGTCCAAGCAGCCTGAGCCACCGCAGTTCCTTAGAGGTCACTTCTGGGCCTGGACCCAGTCCTGGGTTTGGGTCATCCGCCTTCTGTCGTTCTTTAGACTGGAGCAGTGGTGCTCCACCTGAAGCTGGGCCATCAGTGTTTAGTACAAATGCTGGATCAGCGCCTGGGTCTCAGCGCAGCAGCTTGATCCAAGAGCCTAGCTGCAGTCCCAAGCTAAGTGAGGACTCTGCCATGGTCGGGGAGATCTCCCGTTTGTCTGGCCTGTCCAGGGCTGTTGTGGTCGGACTGATGGAGCAAGGTGTGGAGCTGGATATTGACTGCTTCCAAACAGACACTGCAGGTGAAATAAGGGGTCACAGTAAAACTCATCTGACGCCTCAGACAGATCTGTCACATGACTATAGTAGACTGACGGACTTGAATCCACAGAGACCAATACAGCTCTCTCTCAGTGTCACCCATTCTCCACAGTCTCAGTCCAGTCTCACCCCTCCTCTTTCACACTCCAGCAGCCCCATACACCCTTACCAGTCCATCCATATTCCCTCTCCCCACTACGCCTCACACTGCCATTACCAGCAGATTCCTTCCCCATCTGATCTTCCTTCATCCACAGCCTCCTCCCCTGCATCCCGCCCTACACCCAGACGCCGCTCTCCTCCCCGACCTCTCCAGCCTTCCCCCCTGGGTGCCACCCCTCTCTCCGTTTTCCGTCGTGATGCACCCTTCCAGTGCTCCCTGCCCCGCACCAGGACCTCTCCTCTTGAGCATGGCGGTATTCAACCAAGAGGTGGATCGCTTCGGCAGAGTGCAGGAGGTAGTGGAGGTAGCAGTGGGTGGAAGAGAGTGGAGGGTGAGGGTCTCTATAGAGGGAAGCATGCATCACACAAGCTGATCAGGGCAGCCACAGTTAGCAACTATGCTAAGAGAGAAGACTGCAGTTCTGTTTgggtggaggagaagcagagggagcGAACCGCTACCCAAACACCGAAAAAGACTTCCAACAAACTTTGGAAGGGCTTTGAGGGACGCCTGTGGGGCAAAGACTCCGAAAGTGAAAGGGAGGAAATGGACAGAGCTGAGTACGGCTATGGATGGAGGAGGAACAGTGTTGGAAGCTGGAGGAAGGAGCACCGAAGGGTAAAGACTTCATCCAGTAGCCATGACAAGAGACCAAAAGTGGATAACTCCCCCATCTTCTCGAAGAAGAGGGGTAAGGAAGATGGGGAGAGACGCAGCTCCAGCCTCAGGCTTTCCCGGAGGGCTCTGTTCAGGAGCGAGTCCCAGGGTTTGCTTGTGCCTCATAATCACAGCGAGGAGCCCTCAAGGCGGGCACACTGGGTCTCCTCCTTAGATGTGGGGCAAGGGGGCATGGGCATTAGAAAAGATGAAGGTGTCAGACTGCTAAGAGCAAAGGAAGACCAACGATTGTCCTCTACTGCCAGCCTATTTAATCTTTCTCGTTCTCAGAGCCTTGAGGGCAGCTGCCATTCCATCTCCCCACTATCCTCCCCTTCCTTTTCTCCATCCCCTCCTCCAAGGATGCCCCTCCAGCGCTCTCGATCACTGAGGGACTTGGGGAAGAAAGTGTTTGGCTCCATGAGGTCCTTGAGTCTTAAACGGAAGCCATCCAAGAAGTGA